In a genomic window of Amblyomma americanum isolate KBUSLIRL-KWMA chromosome 4, ASM5285725v1, whole genome shotgun sequence:
- the LOC144129546 gene encoding uncharacterized protein LOC144129546, with translation MAFLRGALVGDSQLKFLCSSRLRLSPLVRTCTFSFSGHDAISLAEMIRETCFRHADFVVLYVGGNDLDRGDDPREIASHIKDLVLLLQEHVASVVLVFKVLPRHCDDPHKARFEDRRRCQLNRRLTATMKRLSGVHVLSPEHRFLDASGEPMLSLFAADRYHVARGRGIDQMSKIIVAALVKIYGPGIASDSRARPGEVYVVAT, from the exons atggcttttttgcgtggtgcgctcgtcggcgacagccagctgaaatttctgtgcagttctcgcttacggctttcgccgttagtgagaacatgcactttcagctttagcggccacgacgcaatcagcctagctgaaatgattcgagagacatgctttcggcacgccgattttgttgtcctatatgttggcggcaacgatctcgacagaggggatgacccgcgagaaatcgccagccacataaag gacctcgttttgctgctgcaggagcacgtggctagtgtcgtgctggtgttcaaagttttgccgcGCCATtgcgacgacccacataaggcgcggtttgaggaccgccgtcgttgccagctgaaccgccgtctgacagccacgatgaagcgcttgtcgggcgtgcacgttctcagtcccgag catcgtttcctggatgcttctggcgagccgatgctgtccttatttgccgcggaccgataccacgtggcgagaggccggggcatcgaccagatgtcaaagattatcgtcgcggccctcgtcaagatctacggaccagggatcgCGTCGgattcaagggcaagaccaggagaggtgtacgtcgt ggccacctaa